The following is a genomic window from Niabella soli DSM 19437.
CAGGGATAGCAGGGGAGTGGTAATGGATAAAGTATACGACGATTTTAAATATGTTTTGGCCAATATCAGAACGAATGATGGGGCACAATATTTAAACCAGTATATAGCTGCTGCCTTTATTTCAAGGTTTATGTTATTTGAGGGAACTTATGAACATTACCGGGGTATGGACGTGGCGAGAGTTCAAAAATACCTTCAGTTTGCGGTTGATGCAGCAGCGATTGTGATGAGCAATCCGGCGTATAAATTTTCAAGTGATTTTAAAGCCCTTTTTGCATCAGATAATTTGGCAGGCAACCCTGAAGTCCTTTTATACCGGGCTTATGATGCCTCTTTGCAGGTAACCCATTCGATCGGTTCTTACTCTAACGGAACAGAAACCGACGGAGTTGATGGAAATCTGGTCCTGATGAAATCTTTTATTGCTACTGACGGACAGAACTGGCAAAATTCAACGGTTCCTAATGCAGCCAGCTTTTCGATGGCCGATCTTATTAAAACAAGGGACCCGCGTTTTGAAGCCTCTTTTATTGATAAGGTTAATCCGGCTTCTGCCACTCTTTTATACCAGTATAAATTCGCATCAAGAGACGCGATTACTTACATTGGTAAAACTTATCCGGCGGCCTGGGGTAGCAATACCAATACAAGCGATGCGCCGGTGATACGTTTAGCCGAGGTGGTGCTAAACTGGATTGAAGCAAAAGCTATACTGGCCCAAAACTACGGCGGCCCGGCAGTAACACAGGCCGACCTGGATAAATCTATTAATGCAATCCGCGATCGTCCTCTGGATGCTGCCGCTGCTGCAAAAGGCGTGCAAAAAACCGCTCATTTACAATTGGCTTCATTGCCCAATGACCCTGCAAGAGATGTAGACGTGCCGGCGCTGATATGGGAAATACGCAGGGAGCGGCGTATGGAGTTTGCGTTCGAAGGTTTCCGTTTGCTGGATCTGAAAAGGTGGAAGAAGCTAAATTATATGGATTACAGTACCAATGCGGATTACTTCCTTGGTCCCTGGGTTAATATCCCTGCTGAACTTCCAACAGCATTAACCACCGCAACAAAAGGAACGGTGAAAGTAAAAAAAGCGGATGGTAGCATTGTTACCTGGGATGGAACGAACGCAAGCGCAATGGTAGGTTTTTGGGTGGTGCAGAATGGCCAAAACCGGCTGGGTTTCTCTGATAAAAATTATTTGTCACCTGTAGGTACCCAACAAATAAACGAATATAAGAACAAAGGATTCACGCTCACCCAGACAACGGGCTGGTAACAGGAAAATTATTGACTGAACTGGGTAGGATCAACAGCCGTAACCAGGATAAATAAAAACAGGCGCACCCTGAGCCG
Proteins encoded in this region:
- a CDS encoding RagB/SusD family nutrient uptake outer membrane protein, with amino-acid sequence MNNYKYIFGFCIASLFFVSCNKDLLDRPPLTSYIDDPSKFWRGEDDIRMFANGFYTNYFNGYGQSFTWDYAPAMGYNFNDDVTGKNVQSNFESTIPSSRGSSSEGAAWMSQYAGPTWDFAWVRKANLFINRVDSVAKPKITDEAYKHWSAVARFFRGYEYARLVSVFGDVPYFDKVISETDLPTLYKDRDSRGVVMDKVYDDFKYVLANIRTNDGAQYLNQYIAAAFISRFMLFEGTYEHYRGMDVARVQKYLQFAVDAAAIVMSNPAYKFSSDFKALFASDNLAGNPEVLLYRAYDASLQVTHSIGSYSNGTETDGVDGNLVLMKSFIATDGQNWQNSTVPNAASFSMADLIKTRDPRFEASFIDKVNPASATLLYQYKFASRDAITYIGKTYPAAWGSNTNTSDAPVIRLAEVVLNWIEAKAILAQNYGGPAVTQADLDKSINAIRDRPLDAAAAAKGVQKTAHLQLASLPNDPARDVDVPALIWEIRRERRMEFAFEGFRLLDLKRWKKLNYMDYSTNADYFLGPWVNIPAELPTALTTATKGTVKVKKADGSIVTWDGTNASAMVGFWVVQNGQNRLGFSDKNYLSPVGTQQINEYKNKGFTLTQTTGW